CGTAAAAGCGCCGGATGCCCTCCCACGCGTCCTCGGGCGTGTCGACGTAGGAGAACAACTCGAGGTCTTCGGGCGAAATGACGCCTTCCTCGACCATCGCGTCGAAGTTGATCAGTCGCTTCCAGTAGGCGCTGCCGTAGAGGAACACCGGCACCGGTTTGGACTTCTTCGTCTGCACCAGCGTCAGCACCTCGAACAGCTCGTCGAGCGTGCCGAACCCACCCGGGAACGCGACCAGTGCCTTCGCGCGCATCATGAAGTGCATCTTGCGCAGCGCGAAGTAGTGGAATTTGAAACGCAGGTGCGGGCTGATGTAGGGGTTGGGTTCCTGCTCGTGCGGCAGCAGGATGTTGAGCCCCACGCTGGGCGCCCCGAGGTCATGCGCCCCGCGGTTGGCGGCCTCCATGATGCCCGGGCCGCCGCCGGTGACGATGTAGAGACGGTCTGCCTTGGGGCACGACTGGCTGTAGGCGGCGACCAGCTGGGCGAAGCGCCGCGCCTCATCGTAGTAGTGCGCGTTGCGGCGCAGCGCTTCGGCGCGCCGCAGTTCAGCCGGGTCCCCGCTGGCCTGTGCGCGCTGCCAGATCGCTTCGGCCTCGGCCGGTTCGCGAAAGCGCGCACTGCCAAACACCACGATGGTGTTGTCGATCCCGGCCTCGGCCTGCCCGAGGTCGGGTTTCAGCAGTTCGAGCTGGAAGCGGATCCCGCGTGTTTCGCGGCGCAGC
This region of Tepidimonas taiwanensis genomic DNA includes:
- a CDS encoding LOG family protein, encoding MSPHDPAHDLQAQRLADAAVEMHLLSEDSSRPAPDAYRLAFADPEFLLRRETRGIRFQLELLKPDLGQAEAGIDNTIVVFGSARFREPAEAEAIWQRAQASGDPAELRRAEALRRNAHYYDEARRFAQLVAAYSQSCPKADRLYIVTGGGPGIMEAANRGAHDLGAPSVGLNILLPHEQEPNPYISPHLRFKFHYFALRKMHFMMRAKALVAFPGGFGTLDELFEVLTLVQTKKSKPVPVFLYGSAYWKRLINFDAMVEEGVISPEDLELFSYVDTPEDAWEGIRRFYDLPAACGCGGLAAG